The following are encoded in a window of Paenibacillus polymyxa genomic DNA:
- the addB gene encoding helicase-exonuclease AddAB subunit AddB, giving the protein MSVRLLIGRSGSGKSTLIRNEMTSMLREEPLGKPMLLLVPEQSSFASEHALLTEAGNGIQGSVRAQVMGFHRLAYLVMQETGGSALVPVTEEGKKMLLYKIIRRRKDELSLFKDSGDQLGFVDRLNTLFTELKQYGSDTRSVPEQLERMNAVGESTPILRGKLKDISLIYEDFERELTLKYIDGEDTLRMLAEQIAESSLVRGADIWMDGYRRFTPHEYKVVEQLMLHASSLTVALTCNRSYESGQLPHELDLFHPSAATYVKLKGMADELMIETQTQLLRPDPLPRFKERPALAYLEANFEHRTGLRNQEQRMRLQQLREQWTEEQPEGIKLYTAANRRAELEGAVREMRRLARDEGARYREMALFVRHIEDYEPWVEPIFKQYEVPVFLDQRRSVLHHPLVELIRASLDIVQRRWRYEDVFRAVKTDLLLPLDGRVSREEMDRLENYVLACGIQGSRWTDGRPWQAVPSLSLELEEQERNRRRDETLDLMELCRDVIVTPLRAFEKRVGKARTALEKCEAVYLLLQDAEIGHKLDVFIHQAEEAGKPEQAKEHRQVWDAVLELLDQIVEMMGDERLDTSLFAGVLETGLAEFRMGLVPPALDQVLVGNTDRTRVSGIQHAFVLGMNEGVMPAVFHEDGVLNEQERTALNERGVELAPDMTRRLLDERFLAYTALTSAGKSLWMSYAVTDEEGKSLLPSELVRHVRHLFPSLDERPLAGYPLPGDAWTTQWEYASHPSEALPQLIAQLRHWRRGGDILSPWWEVYNWYASQQGREKDKLRQLLTSLFYENHAEMQKETSRRLYGSKLRTSVSRMERFVACPFSHFASHGLRLKERQMYRLKAPDIGQLFHAALGEMAINLRKRNVSWGSLSTEECRQEAESTVERLAPRLQGEILMSSKRYGYILRKLKDIVSRASLILGEHARRGSFEPIGLELDFGPGQQLPPLSFRLDNGVAMEIVGRIDRVDVAEGEKGLLLRVIDYKSSQKDLKLHEVYYGLSLQMLTYLDVLLNAAEEWLGETAYPAGTLYFHVHNPMLQSPNGLSAEQARQELLKRFKMKGLLLADRDVVGQMDTALDKGYSSILPVAVKADGSFYSSASVASPEQWDSLLASVRNNIRTIGTRMTEGDVAIEPYRIQQETACTFCSFKPVCQFDDSLEGSGYNQWGKPGKDQIWNLLGHTQEGKGGMDQ; this is encoded by the coding sequence ATGTCGGTCCGCTTGTTGATTGGCCGCTCTGGTAGTGGTAAAAGTACGTTAATCCGCAATGAAATGACGTCTATGTTACGCGAGGAGCCGCTAGGTAAGCCTATGCTGTTACTTGTACCGGAGCAATCGTCATTTGCTTCTGAGCATGCGTTACTTACAGAAGCCGGAAACGGTATTCAGGGGTCGGTGCGCGCCCAAGTGATGGGATTTCATCGTCTTGCCTATTTAGTTATGCAGGAAACCGGGGGTTCAGCACTGGTGCCTGTAACGGAAGAAGGCAAGAAGATGCTTTTATATAAAATTATTCGTCGTCGCAAGGATGAACTGAGCTTGTTTAAGGATTCGGGAGACCAGCTCGGCTTTGTAGATCGGTTGAATACATTGTTTACGGAGCTAAAGCAGTATGGAAGTGATACTCGGTCTGTACCCGAGCAACTGGAGCGAATGAACGCTGTTGGAGAGTCAACTCCGATTTTGCGCGGCAAGCTCAAAGATATCAGTCTAATCTATGAGGATTTTGAACGAGAGCTGACGCTTAAATATATAGACGGTGAAGATACGTTGCGTATGCTGGCAGAACAGATTGCGGAGTCTTCCCTTGTGCGTGGAGCAGACATTTGGATGGATGGCTACCGCAGATTTACACCACATGAATACAAGGTGGTGGAGCAACTTATGCTGCATGCCTCTTCGTTGACGGTGGCGCTGACTTGCAACCGCAGCTACGAGAGCGGACAGCTTCCGCATGAGCTGGATTTGTTTCATCCTTCGGCGGCTACGTATGTAAAGCTCAAAGGAATGGCAGACGAGCTGATGATAGAGACGCAGACACAATTACTGCGCCCTGATCCGCTGCCGAGATTTAAGGAGCGTCCGGCATTGGCGTATTTGGAGGCTAACTTTGAACATCGTACAGGGTTACGGAATCAGGAACAACGGATGCGGCTGCAGCAGCTACGAGAGCAGTGGACAGAAGAACAGCCGGAGGGCATAAAACTGTACACTGCGGCTAATCGCCGTGCAGAGCTGGAAGGGGCTGTACGCGAAATGCGCCGTCTGGCCCGAGATGAAGGCGCGCGTTACCGGGAGATGGCTCTGTTTGTACGTCATATTGAAGATTATGAGCCATGGGTGGAACCGATATTCAAACAGTATGAGGTTCCAGTATTTCTGGATCAGCGAAGAAGTGTATTACATCATCCTTTGGTGGAATTGATTCGGGCTTCGCTGGATATCGTGCAGCGGCGTTGGCGATATGAGGATGTATTCCGTGCGGTCAAAACAGACCTTCTACTGCCGCTGGACGGTCGGGTGAGCCGCGAGGAGATGGACCGTTTGGAAAACTATGTTCTGGCCTGCGGAATACAAGGCAGCCGTTGGACAGATGGTCGGCCGTGGCAGGCTGTGCCCAGCTTGTCATTGGAGCTGGAGGAGCAGGAACGGAACCGTAGGCGGGATGAAACGTTGGATTTGATGGAGCTATGCCGGGATGTGATCGTGACGCCTTTACGTGCGTTTGAGAAACGTGTGGGCAAGGCACGAACTGCACTTGAGAAGTGTGAAGCGGTATATCTGTTACTGCAAGATGCAGAAATCGGCCACAAGCTGGACGTCTTCATTCATCAGGCAGAGGAAGCAGGAAAACCTGAGCAGGCGAAGGAGCATCGTCAGGTATGGGATGCAGTGCTTGAACTACTGGATCAGATCGTCGAAATGATGGGTGATGAGAGACTGGATACCTCTTTGTTTGCGGGCGTGCTGGAAACGGGATTGGCCGAGTTCCGTATGGGACTTGTTCCGCCGGCTCTGGATCAGGTTCTGGTCGGAAACACGGACCGTACGCGTGTATCCGGTATTCAACATGCCTTTGTGCTAGGTATGAACGAAGGTGTGATGCCGGCTGTGTTCCATGAGGACGGTGTGCTGAATGAGCAGGAGCGTACGGCATTAAACGAACGAGGCGTAGAGCTGGCGCCGGATATGACAAGACGTCTGTTGGACGAACGTTTTCTCGCTTATACGGCCCTTACCTCAGCCGGTAAAAGCCTGTGGATGAGCTATGCAGTTACTGATGAAGAAGGCAAGTCATTGTTGCCGTCTGAGTTAGTACGACATGTGCGGCACCTGTTTCCTAGTCTGGACGAACGTCCGTTGGCTGGATACCCTTTGCCTGGGGATGCTTGGACGACGCAATGGGAGTATGCTTCTCATCCGTCCGAGGCTTTGCCGCAGCTCATTGCGCAATTACGGCATTGGCGACGTGGCGGTGACATTTTATCTCCTTGGTGGGAGGTATATAACTGGTATGCAAGCCAGCAAGGGCGTGAGAAGGACAAGCTGCGTCAGCTGTTGACCTCACTTTTTTATGAGAACCATGCCGAAATGCAGAAGGAAACAAGCCGCCGTCTGTACGGTAGCAAGCTGCGTACCAGCGTATCTCGTATGGAACGTTTTGTTGCATGTCCATTTTCGCACTTTGCCTCTCACGGTCTTCGTTTGAAGGAACGTCAAATGTATCGCCTGAAGGCCCCGGATATCGGACAATTATTCCATGCAGCGCTTGGAGAGATGGCGATCAATCTGCGTAAACGCAATGTCAGCTGGGGCAGTCTCAGCACCGAGGAATGCCGACAAGAGGCGGAAAGTACAGTAGAGCGTTTGGCTCCTCGTCTGCAAGGCGAGATTTTAATGAGCTCCAAGCGGTATGGCTACATTTTGCGCAAATTGAAAGACATCGTGAGCCGTGCTTCGTTGATTTTAGGTGAACATGCGCGAAGAGGTAGTTTTGAGCCGATTGGGCTGGAGTTGGACTTTGGACCGGGTCAGCAGCTTCCTCCGTTAAGCTTCCGGTTAGATAACGGCGTTGCGATGGAAATTGTTGGACGGATTGACCGTGTAGATGTGGCAGAGGGAGAAAAGGGGTTACTTTTGCGTGTCATCGATTACAAATCTAGCCAAAAGGATCTCAAGCTGCATGAAGTGTACTATGGCCTGTCCTTGCAAATGCTCACCTACCTGGATGTGCTGCTGAATGCGGCGGAGGAATGGTTGGGCGAGACAGCTTATCCAGCGGGTACCCTGTATTTTCACGTCCACAATCCGATGTTGCAGTCGCCTAACGGTCTTAGCGCAGAACAGGCCCGTCAGGAGCTTTTGAAACGTTTTAAGATGAAAGGATTATTGCTTGCAGATCGGGATGTAGTTGGACAAATGGATACAGCATTGGACAAAGGATATTCCTCTATTTTACCTGTTGCGGTGAAAGCAGATGGCAGTTTTTATAGCAGTGCTTCGGTTGCTTCGCCGGAACAGTGGGACAGCTTGTTAGCCTCGGTGCGTAATAATATTCGGACGATTGGCACACGGATGACAGAGGGCGATGTGGCCATTGAACCTTATCGAATCCAGCAAGAGACGGCTTGTACCTTCTGTTCTTTTAAGCCTGTTTGTCAATTTGACGACAGTCTGGAGGGCAGTGGCTACAATCAATGGGGTAAACCCGGTAAGGATCAAATCTGGAATCTGTTGGGTCATACACAGGAAGGGAAAGGAGGAATGGACCAATGA
- a CDS encoding class I SAM-dependent rRNA methyltransferase — MPSVILERSRKKRLEHAHPWVFKNEIAKIEGDPEAGDLVSIVNHQGRYLATGYYNPASQITVRVMSYEPLEAMDQNFFAQRFRKCLEHRERFVTGGDAYRLVYGEADFLPGLIVDRFGDVLVVQLLTLGMDRRREEIRDALVEVVGPVGIYERSDVSIRELEGLEQTKGPLYGDCPRHVVVTENGLQIKVDIVEGQKTGYFFDQRENRAAIAPLMTGWGVRSGITLQEVAADSGDAGTTVLKPVNKSGKVVEFPFWDGATVLECFSHTGSFTLNACKHGAKKVTCLDISEHAIESARDNVKLNGFEERVEFVVDDAFQYLRNQVKGVEERNARAGGKGDTSKPLTAGGGRTFDVVILDPPAFAKTKNAVKGATRGYKDINLHGMKLVNEGGYLVTASCSFHMRPELFLDTIKEAAADAGKILRLVDWRAAGKDHPQILGVEEGHYLKFAIFEVRSRTQL, encoded by the coding sequence TTGCCTTCAGTAATATTAGAACGCAGCCGTAAAAAAAGGCTGGAGCACGCACACCCTTGGGTGTTTAAAAACGAAATAGCCAAGATTGAGGGTGACCCAGAGGCAGGCGATTTGGTCAGCATCGTTAACCATCAGGGACGTTATTTGGCGACAGGTTACTATAATCCGGCTTCACAAATTACAGTACGTGTGATGTCCTATGAGCCGCTGGAAGCAATGGATCAAAACTTTTTTGCCCAACGCTTTCGCAAATGTCTGGAGCACCGCGAACGTTTTGTGACCGGGGGAGACGCTTATCGGTTGGTGTACGGCGAGGCTGATTTTTTGCCTGGACTGATTGTAGATCGATTTGGTGATGTGTTGGTCGTGCAGTTGTTAACGCTTGGCATGGATCGGCGCAGGGAAGAAATCAGGGATGCGCTCGTTGAAGTAGTGGGTCCTGTTGGTATATATGAGCGCAGTGATGTATCCATCCGTGAGCTGGAAGGATTGGAACAAACAAAGGGTCCTTTGTACGGTGATTGCCCGCGTCATGTGGTGGTGACGGAAAATGGGCTGCAAATCAAGGTTGATATCGTAGAGGGCCAGAAGACGGGTTATTTCTTTGACCAGCGTGAAAATCGTGCGGCCATAGCACCGTTGATGACAGGTTGGGGAGTACGTAGTGGAATTACGCTACAAGAAGTAGCTGCAGACTCAGGAGATGCGGGCACGACGGTCTTGAAGCCAGTGAATAAAAGTGGTAAGGTTGTTGAATTCCCATTCTGGGATGGCGCAACCGTATTGGAATGTTTTTCACATACGGGAAGCTTTACGCTCAATGCATGTAAACATGGTGCTAAAAAAGTAACTTGTCTTGATATTTCTGAGCATGCGATTGAAAGTGCGCGGGATAATGTCAAGCTGAACGGTTTTGAGGAACGCGTCGAGTTTGTCGTCGACGATGCTTTTCAATATTTGCGCAATCAAGTGAAAGGTGTAGAGGAACGCAATGCACGAGCCGGGGGCAAAGGAGATACATCCAAGCCGCTGACAGCAGGTGGCGGACGCACCTTTGATGTGGTCATTCTCGATCCGCCAGCCTTTGCCAAAACAAAGAACGCTGTCAAAGGAGCTACACGTGGGTATAAAGATATCAACCTGCATGGGATGAAGCTTGTCAATGAGGGCGGCTATCTGGTGACAGCGAGCTGTTCGTTCCATATGCGGCCAGAGCTGTTTTTGGACACTATTAAGGAAGCGGCGGCAGATGCCGGCAAAATCCTTCGTCTGGTAGACTGGAGAGCGGCTGGTAAGGACCATCCTCAAATTTTGGGTGTGGAGGAAGGCCATTACTTGAAATTCGCCATCTTTGAGGTGCGCAGCCGGACACAGCTTTAG
- a CDS encoding Na/Pi cotransporter family protein produces the protein MFIHVILPLCGGLFIFLGGMKLMEAALRHLAGPFLTRWLNHATVSPWRGMLFSSGITALLQSSTAVTVLTIGLVNAGLLTYGRTLGIILGTNIGTCLTTELMGLQLGKLAVPLLCGSLLCWSTAVLWSEAVPSRQYASAGASSGSNGLSRPQAVQYISLVFAGFSLILAGIRVMQSVGPWIEQAGLFRWFLDHAAANMWWAFAAGACLTALVHSSAAVIGMAISLAAAGALPADVGIAIVIGSNVGTCVTALIAAVGGSVSGKFVAWSHVLLNVGGALLFMPLIPGLEMAAAWISTEPGAKVAHAQTLFNVISSLLVLPLCYLPVWTRLEDRISPHRIKR, from the coding sequence GTGTTTATACATGTTATACTCCCGTTGTGCGGTGGGCTGTTTATTTTTTTGGGCGGGATGAAGCTGATGGAAGCAGCCCTCCGGCATTTGGCCGGCCCCTTCCTCACCCGCTGGTTGAACCACGCCACAGTTTCCCCTTGGCGGGGCATGCTGTTCAGCTCAGGCATTACCGCCCTGCTGCAAAGCAGCACCGCCGTAACGGTGCTGACGATCGGACTGGTCAACGCCGGGCTATTGACCTACGGCCGCACGCTCGGCATCATTCTCGGCACCAATATCGGCACCTGCCTGACCACCGAGCTGATGGGGCTCCAGCTCGGCAAGCTGGCTGTTCCGCTGCTCTGCGGCTCACTGCTCTGCTGGAGCACTGCCGTCCTGTGGAGTGAAGCTGTCCCCAGCCGCCAGTATGCGTCTGCCGGAGCTTCATCCGGCTCCAATGGGCTCAGCCGTCCGCAGGCTGTACAATATATCAGCCTCGTCTTTGCTGGATTTTCGCTGATTCTGGCGGGTATTCGCGTGATGCAGTCGGTCGGACCCTGGATTGAGCAGGCCGGACTATTCCGTTGGTTTCTTGATCACGCTGCAGCCAACATGTGGTGGGCCTTCGCTGCTGGAGCCTGCCTGACCGCGCTGGTTCACAGTAGCGCAGCCGTCATTGGCATGGCGATTAGCCTTGCCGCTGCGGGAGCCTTGCCAGCCGATGTGGGGATCGCCATCGTCATCGGCTCCAATGTAGGTACCTGCGTAACCGCCCTGATTGCCGCTGTTGGCGGCAGCGTGTCCGGCAAATTTGTAGCCTGGTCCCACGTGCTGCTGAACGTCGGCGGAGCCTTGCTCTTTATGCCGTTGATCCCTGGTCTGGAGATGGCCGCTGCCTGGATATCTACCGAGCCCGGAGCCAAGGTAGCCCATGCCCAAACTCTGTTTAACGTTATTAGCTCTCTGCTGGTCTTGCCTCTCTGCTATCTACCTGTGTGGACGCGTTTAGAGGATCGTATATCTCCCCACAGAATCAAACGTTAA
- a CDS encoding NUDIX hydrolase translates to MAAKKEISAGGVVFRKQGEQLEIQLITDRYGKVSLAKGKMELGETIEQTALREIREETGLNGRIIQHVDMIAYTYQHPEFGEVDKEVHYYLVEALDGDLQAQIEEIKGVAWHTPEEAWRLQRQGGYDNNDVILSKALSMLGINV, encoded by the coding sequence ATGGCAGCAAAAAAGGAAATTTCCGCAGGCGGCGTTGTGTTTCGCAAACAGGGGGAGCAGCTTGAAATTCAGCTCATTACTGACCGATATGGCAAGGTATCCTTGGCTAAAGGGAAAATGGAGTTGGGAGAAACAATCGAACAGACGGCTTTACGTGAAATTCGCGAGGAAACAGGGTTGAACGGGCGGATTATCCAGCATGTAGATATGATTGCTTATACGTATCAGCATCCAGAATTTGGGGAAGTAGATAAAGAAGTACATTATTATCTCGTAGAGGCACTGGATGGGGATTTACAGGCACAGATCGAAGAAATTAAAGGAGTTGCGTGGCATACGCCTGAGGAAGCATGGCGTCTCCAGCGCCAGGGTGGATATGACAATAATGATGTCATTTTAAGCAAGGCGCTGTCCATGCTAGGAATTAACGTTTGA
- the mtaB gene encoding tRNA (N(6)-L-threonylcarbamoyladenosine(37)-C(2))-methylthiotransferase MtaB → MPSVAFYTLGCKVNFYDTEAIWQLFKNEGYEQVDFDEQTADVYLINTCTVTNTGDKKSRQIIRRAIRRNPDAIVAVTGCYAQTSPAEIMDIPGVDLVIGTQDRDKIIPFVQEIQGTRQPVNAVRNIMKTRVFEEMDVPDFANHTRAFLKIQDGCNNFCTFCIIPWSRGLSRSRDAASIIAQARQLVHAGYKEIVLTGIHTGGYGDDMENYDLSDLLWDLEKVEGLERIRISSIEASQIDEKMLDVLNRSTKLVRHFHIPLQAGDDTVLKRMRRKYTTEEFYNKMLMIRKAMPDVAITTDVIVGFPGETDEMFRNGYELMKKIGFSEMHVFPYSKRSGTPAARMEDQVDEDVKNARVHELIQLSEQMQLAYAEKFVGQVLEVIPEVAPKGTEDSGILHGYSDNYIQLAFEGTEDLVGKVCRVKLTKAGINESEGQLVRVLENGLQTAL, encoded by the coding sequence ATGCCGTCAGTGGCATTTTACACATTGGGCTGTAAGGTAAACTTTTATGATACAGAAGCGATCTGGCAGCTGTTTAAAAATGAAGGTTATGAACAGGTGGACTTTGATGAGCAGACTGCTGATGTCTATCTTATTAATACATGTACCGTTACGAATACCGGTGATAAAAAGAGTCGTCAGATTATTCGCCGCGCGATTCGCCGGAATCCAGATGCCATTGTGGCAGTGACGGGCTGTTACGCCCAAACTTCTCCTGCCGAAATTATGGATATTCCTGGCGTTGATCTCGTTATCGGGACTCAGGATCGGGACAAAATCATTCCGTTCGTGCAGGAAATTCAAGGGACGCGTCAACCGGTGAACGCCGTGCGCAATATTATGAAAACGCGTGTATTTGAGGAAATGGATGTGCCTGATTTTGCTAATCATACTCGGGCATTTTTGAAAATTCAGGATGGTTGCAATAACTTCTGTACCTTCTGCATCATTCCGTGGTCGCGGGGTCTATCCCGCAGTCGTGACGCCGCCAGCATTATTGCACAGGCGCGTCAATTGGTACACGCGGGCTACAAGGAAATTGTGCTCACAGGTATCCACACTGGCGGTTATGGTGACGACATGGAAAACTATGACCTGTCTGATCTGCTGTGGGATCTGGAGAAGGTGGAAGGGCTGGAGCGTATCCGTATCAGTTCGATTGAAGCCAGCCAGATTGATGAAAAAATGCTTGATGTGCTGAATCGTTCCACCAAGCTGGTTCGTCATTTTCACATACCGCTTCAGGCGGGGGATGACACTGTATTGAAACGGATGCGTCGCAAGTACACGACAGAAGAGTTTTATAACAAAATGCTTATGATTCGCAAAGCAATGCCAGATGTAGCGATTACAACGGACGTGATTGTCGGCTTCCCTGGGGAGACGGATGAAATGTTCCGCAATGGCTATGAGCTGATGAAAAAAATCGGTTTTTCGGAAATGCACGTGTTCCCTTACTCCAAGCGCAGTGGAACCCCTGCGGCGCGTATGGAGGATCAGGTGGACGAAGACGTGAAAAATGCACGAGTGCATGAGCTGATACAGCTGTCAGAGCAAATGCAACTGGCGTATGCTGAGAAGTTTGTAGGTCAGGTGCTGGAGGTCATTCCGGAAGTTGCGCCGAAAGGGACCGAAGATAGCGGCATACTCCATGGATATAGTGACAATTATATTCAACTGGCGTTTGAAGGTACTGAGGATCTGGTTGGCAAGGTATGCCGCGTGAAGCTGACGAAGGCAGGCATTAATGAAAGTGAAGGCCAATTGGTCCGCGTACTAGAGAATGGGCTGCAAACAGCTCTGTAA
- a CDS encoding 16S rRNA (uracil(1498)-N(3))-methyltransferase: MQRYFIPAEQFLEDHVIVAGEDARHIAKVMRGRSGDKIIVSDGVSKEALVALDTIEQDHVTARIIEPLKMTSEPHVQVTIAQSLPKGDKMETVMQKCTEIGATGFVPFLSERTVVQYDAKKEGKRLERWRKIVKEAAEQSHRNRIPEISAPMTWKELLASFAGYDLICYCYEKEQGKQLRDVIQPLAGQWASTDMPRVLLVVGPEGGFTEAESLEAEQAGAQSTGLGRRILRAETAGMAALACILYETGEMGGV; the protein is encoded by the coding sequence ATGCAGCGTTATTTTATTCCGGCAGAGCAATTTCTAGAAGATCACGTGATTGTCGCGGGTGAGGACGCGCGGCATATCGCTAAAGTCATGCGGGGCCGTAGTGGTGACAAAATTATAGTTAGTGACGGGGTATCTAAAGAAGCGCTGGTTGCTTTGGATACGATTGAGCAGGATCATGTTACGGCGAGGATTATTGAGCCGCTGAAGATGACCTCTGAACCACATGTGCAGGTCACCATCGCTCAGAGTCTTCCTAAAGGAGACAAGATGGAGACGGTGATGCAAAAATGTACAGAAATCGGAGCAACCGGGTTTGTACCGTTTTTGTCCGAGCGTACGGTCGTGCAGTATGATGCTAAAAAAGAAGGCAAGCGACTGGAGCGTTGGCGCAAGATTGTGAAGGAGGCGGCTGAACAAAGCCACCGTAACCGGATTCCAGAAATTAGCGCGCCCATGACGTGGAAAGAACTTCTGGCTTCTTTTGCTGGGTATGATTTGATATGTTATTGTTATGAAAAAGAGCAGGGTAAACAGCTACGGGATGTAATCCAGCCTTTGGCAGGACAATGGGCGTCGACGGACATGCCGCGTGTTCTGCTGGTGGTAGGCCCGGAAGGCGGCTTTACTGAAGCGGAAAGTCTGGAGGCCGAACAGGCTGGAGCCCAGTCTACAGGACTGGGAAGACGTATTTTACGTGCTGAGACCGCAGGAATGGCTGCATTGGCATGCATTTTATATGAGACAGGAGAAATGGGAGGGGTTTAA
- a CDS encoding site-2 protease family protein, producing MDFLQNIFRVNLNVLPFYLLAVIISFTVHEFAHAYYANKFGDPTAKLLGRVTLNPAVHIDLLGTLLLLIGGFGWAKPVPVNRDNFSRPRLMGIIVSAAGPLSNLLLAFVTTLIYAVLLHFQVLPGMENQRVAQAIYLFINALINLNLFLFIFNLIPLPPLDGYRIVEDVAPTPVRRKLQQFEQWSIFIFLLILVIPQVRAVTIEPLYTLAQMIYIQFLQFSFYITGLFGA from the coding sequence ATGGATTTTCTACAAAATATTTTTCGTGTAAATTTAAATGTTCTTCCCTTTTATTTACTGGCTGTGATCATATCGTTCACGGTTCATGAGTTTGCACATGCGTATTATGCCAATAAATTTGGTGACCCTACGGCCAAGCTACTTGGGCGCGTGACTTTAAATCCGGCAGTGCATATTGACCTGCTGGGTACGCTGCTGCTGTTGATCGGAGGCTTTGGCTGGGCCAAGCCAGTTCCGGTTAATCGTGACAATTTTAGCCGTCCGCGCCTCATGGGCATTATCGTATCGGCTGCGGGTCCGCTGAGCAATCTGCTGCTTGCATTTGTTACTACTTTGATCTATGCCGTGCTCCTTCATTTTCAAGTATTGCCGGGGATGGAGAACCAACGGGTAGCTCAAGCAATCTATTTGTTTATCAATGCTCTGATCAATTTAAATCTATTTTTGTTTATCTTTAATTTGATCCCACTGCCTCCACTGGATGGATACCGGATTGTGGAAGATGTGGCCCCCACTCCTGTACGCCGTAAACTTCAGCAATTTGAACAGTGGTCGATCTTTATTTTTCTGCTTATCCTGGTCATTCCGCAGGTTCGAGCTGTAACAATTGAACCTCTTTACACGCTGGCCCAGATGATTTATATACAGTTTTTGCAGTTCTCTTTTTATATCACTGGATTGTTTGGAGCCTAA
- the prmA gene encoding 50S ribosomal protein L11 methyltransferase: protein MLWNEITIHTTEEAIEMISNFLHEAGAGGVSIEESGSLNKPRDTSYGQWYDRPLNDIPEGQAIIKGYFAEEVDMDSIRSQIEPRVEELRTFDIDPGEVQYELKTVDEDDWANAWKQYFKPLRVSDRLTIKPTWEEYEPASEEEKIIELDPGMAFGTGTHPTTSLCLRTLESVIKGGEEVIDVGTGSGILAIGAVKLGAKHVLALDLDPVAVSSARENTRLNGLEERITIKESDLLSVLNASDPTLGIQLPVKLVVANILAEIILLFIDDVYKALEPGGIYIASGIWKNKEEVVETALKAAGFEIAEISRDEDWLAFVARKR from the coding sequence ATGTTGTGGAATGAAATTACAATACATACAACCGAAGAAGCCATCGAAATGATTTCGAATTTTCTGCACGAAGCAGGTGCAGGAGGGGTTTCCATTGAAGAATCTGGTTCGCTCAACAAGCCACGGGATACGTCCTATGGACAGTGGTATGATCGGCCTTTGAACGACATACCTGAAGGACAAGCGATCATCAAAGGCTATTTTGCCGAAGAAGTGGACATGGATAGTATTCGTTCGCAGATTGAGCCGCGCGTCGAAGAATTGAGAACTTTCGATATTGATCCTGGTGAGGTTCAGTATGAGCTGAAAACAGTTGATGAGGATGACTGGGCAAATGCTTGGAAGCAATATTTCAAGCCTTTGCGTGTATCGGACCGTCTGACGATTAAACCCACTTGGGAGGAATATGAGCCTGCGAGTGAAGAGGAAAAAATCATTGAGCTGGACCCTGGTATGGCCTTTGGGACCGGAACGCATCCTACGACATCCCTTTGTCTGAGAACGCTGGAGTCTGTGATTAAGGGTGGAGAAGAAGTTATTGATGTCGGCACGGGTTCCGGTATTTTGGCCATTGGAGCTGTAAAGCTGGGAGCGAAGCATGTACTTGCCTTGGATTTGGACCCGGTGGCAGTATCCAGTGCGCGGGAAAATACGCGTTTGAACGGACTGGAGGAACGCATCACCATTAAAGAAAGTGATTTGCTATCTGTGCTTAATGCAAGCGATCCAACGCTGGGTATCCAGTTACCGGTCAAGCTGGTGGTAGCTAATATATTGGCAGAGATTATTCTGCTGTTCATTGATGATGTATATAAAGCCCTGGAACCAGGTGGTATTTATATTGCTTCAGGGATTTGGAAGAACAAAGAAGAGGTTGTCGAAACTGCTTTGAAAGCAGCTGGCTTTGAGATTGCCGAAATAAGCCGGGATGAAGATTGGCTGGCGTTTGTGGCGAGAAAGAGGTAA
- a CDS encoding YfhD family protein yields the protein MSKNKRFDKVLTKTEKIKRMQSAKNEDVEFSADQADAEDLEAIRRSEVADRRQQRIINDNE from the coding sequence ATGTCCAAAAACAAACGGTTTGATAAAGTGCTGACCAAAACCGAAAAAATCAAACGCATGCAATCTGCTAAAAATGAAGATGTTGAGTTCTCGGCAGATCAGGCAGATGCTGAGGATCTAGAAGCGATCCGGCGTAGCGAAGTAGCTGACCGTCGTCAGCAGCGTATCATAAACGACAATGAGTAG